One segment of Cervus canadensis isolate Bull #8, Minnesota chromosome 32, ASM1932006v1, whole genome shotgun sequence DNA contains the following:
- the TMEM114 gene encoding transmembrane protein 114 isoform X3: MRVHLGALAGAAALTGALSFVLLAAAIGTDFWYIIDTERLERGGPGAWGPAGTVNRSQLEPLSSHSGLWRTCRVQSPCAPLMNPFWQENVTVSDSSRQLLRQALGSTKDAANIG; the protein is encoded by the exons ATGCGGGTGCACCTGGGCGCGCTGGCCGGCGCGGCGGCGCTGACCGGGGCGCTCAGCTTCGTGCTCCTGGCGGCGGCCATCGGCACTGACTTCTGGTACATCATCGACACGGAGCGCCTGGAGCGGGGCGGCCCGGGGGCGTGGGGCCCGGCGGGGACCGTCAACCGCAGCCAGCTCGAGCCTCTGAGCTCGCACTCCGGCCTCTGGCGGACCTGCCGGG TCCAGAGCCCGTGCGCGCCGCTGATGAATCCCTTCTGGCAGGAGAACGTGACAGTCAGCGACTCGAGCCGACAACTTCTCA GACAAGCGCTTGGCAGCACCAAGGATGCAGCAAATATTGGCTGA
- the TMEM114 gene encoding transmembrane protein 114 isoform X4, giving the protein MRVHLGALAGAAALTGALSFVLLAAAIGTDFWYIIDTERLERGGPGAWGPAGTVNRSQLEPLSSHSGLWRTCRVQSPCAPLMNPFWQENVTVSDSSRQLLIPFQSGAQHGGG; this is encoded by the exons ATGCGGGTGCACCTGGGCGCGCTGGCCGGCGCGGCGGCGCTGACCGGGGCGCTCAGCTTCGTGCTCCTGGCGGCGGCCATCGGCACTGACTTCTGGTACATCATCGACACGGAGCGCCTGGAGCGGGGCGGCCCGGGGGCGTGGGGCCCGGCGGGGACCGTCAACCGCAGCCAGCTCGAGCCTCTGAGCTCGCACTCCGGCCTCTGGCGGACCTGCCGGG TCCAGAGCCCGTGCGCGCCGCTGATGAATCCCTTCTGGCAGGAGAACGTGACAGTCAGCGACTCGAGCCGACAACTTCTCA TTCCGTTTCAGAGTGGCGCGCAGCACGGGGGAGGGTGA